AAGCAGTTAAATCTGGAAAGGTACTCAAGGTCATAATAAAGTTTGGAGTTAAGGGGAAGGAGATAAGAGAACTTGAGAATCTACTGAAAGAAAAGAGGATTCCTTTTACATTTAAGGATAAAAACTTTTTTAGAGATTATCCAAAGTCTCAGGGTGTTATTGCATATGTATCCCCTGTGAGGATAAGAGATGTAAGAGAGATAAAGGCAGGAAAGAGTGATATATATGTTCTTGTATCAAACATAGAGGATCCGGAAAATTTTGGTGCAATAATAAGAAGCTCTGAGTGTTTTGGAGTAAAGGGAGTTATCTTTCCAAAGAGAAGGGGAGTTACCATAACGCCATCTGTGATTAAGGCATCAGTAGGGAGCATATTTCACATTCCAATCTATGAGATAGGGAGCGTTCTTTCAGGGATTGAAACGCTGAAAGA
The nucleotide sequence above comes from Caldisericia bacterium. Encoded proteins:
- the rlmB gene encoding 23S rRNA (guanosine(2251)-2'-O)-methyltransferase RlmB, which encodes MERGKPSTSEENNIVYGRNPVIEAVKSGKVLKVIIKFGVKGKEIRELENLLKEKRIPFTFKDKNFFRDYPKSQGVIAYVSPVRIRDVREIKAGKSDIYVLVSNIEDPENFGAIIRSSECFGVKGVIFPKRRGVTITPSVIKASVGSIFHIPIYEIGSVLSGIETLKEKGLWIVTLDMKGKQILGKVDVPFPVVLVVGGEGKGAGKKVIEKSDMVLKIPMYGKVNSLNASVSAGIALFELTKIRERYFK